A single Amphiprion ocellaris isolate individual 3 ecotype Okinawa chromosome 15, ASM2253959v1, whole genome shotgun sequence DNA region contains:
- the mrpl3 gene encoding 39S ribosomal protein L3, mitochondrial, translating to MAAWSCRFLLQRGPRLISPRAAAESPVQLVGCVRTVKTTTWFEEHLTEDNQEYMRKTMAEEYRRQTAEKLNPLKDEPWQRHEWTEGSRRVGLVAVKLGMAPIWTKTGEKHAVTMLQVQDCHVIKCLPREEYDGHTAALVVGGKNVSPFHRSEHYMEMFRNAGVPPKQKITTFKVSDNAIIKPGTPLYAAHFRPGQYVDVTAKSIGKGFQGVMKRWGFKGQPASHGQTKTHRRPGASGPGGDPAKVFKGKKMPGRMGNIYVTAFGLKIWRVNTKYNVLYVNGSVPGHRNCVLKIRDTVLPTRGSTLLSPPFPTYFTEDEGDLAEDLYDDDLFIHTEPSLTLT from the exons ATGGCGGCGTGGAGCTGCCGGTTTCTTCTTCAGCGGGGACCTCGACTCATTTCTCCTCGTGCAGCAGCTGAAAG tCCTGTCCAGCTGGTGGGTTGTGTTAGAACAGTAAAGACCACAACATGGTTTGAAGAACACCTCACTGAGGACAACCAGGAGTACATGAGGAAGACCATGGCAGAGGAATACAGAAGACAGACGGCTGAAAAGCTCAACCCACTCAAAGATGAGCCGTGGCAGCGTCATGAGTGGACAGAGG GGAGTCGAAGAGTTGGTTTAGTGGCTGTCAAGCTGGGGATGGCACCTATCTGGAcgaaaacaggagaaaaacatGCAGTCACCATGCTACAG GTGCAGGACTGCCATGTAATAAAGTGCCTGCCCAGAGAAGAGTATGATGGACACACTGCTGCTCTTGTTGTAGGCGGAAAGAACGTGTCACCATTCCAT AGGTCTGAACACTATATGGAAATGTTCAGGAATGCAGGAGTGCCTCCAAAGCAGAAAATCACCACCTTTAAAGTCTCAGACAATGCCATCATCAAACCAG GCACTCCTCTGTATGCAGCACATTTCCGTCCAGGACAGTATGTGGACGTCACAGCCAAATC CATCGGTAAGGGTTTTCAAGGTGTAATGAAGCGATGGGGGTTCAAAGGCCAACCGGCCAGCCACGGCCAGACCAAAACTCATCGCAGACcaggagcttctggaccaggaGGG GATCCAGCCAAAGTCTTCAAAGGGAAGAAGATGCCGGGCCGCATGGGCAACATTTACGTCACAGCATTTGGACTGAAG ATATGGAGGGTCAATACTAAGTATAATGTGCTGTATGTTAATGGCTCTGTCCCAGGACACAGGAACTGTGTACtgaag ATCAGAGACACTGTGCTGCCAACCAGGGGCTCCACGCTGCTCAGTCCGCCTTTTCCCACTTATTTCACCGAAGACGAAGGCGACCTGGCTGAAGACCTCTACGACGACGACTTGTTCATTCACACAGAGCCCTCATTAACGCTGACCTGA